A stretch of the Planctomycetota bacterium genome encodes the following:
- the pstB gene encoding phosphate ABC transporter ATP-binding protein PstB, which translates to MTQAIDTRATATQARDYPVIDAIRRGETAGSVVHDALAAEDTVLDVERFRLFYNYDQQALHDVSMMVPRGRVTALIGPSGCGKSTLLRSVNRLNDLIDGVRVEGGMTLNGQPIYAHDVDVIELRKRIGMVFQKPNPFPMSIFENVVYPLRIDGENRRGVLAEACERALRAAALWDEAKDRLKDSALGLSGGQQQRLCIARAIVADPEVLLLDEPCSALDPIATLRIEELIHEIATRYTVLIVTHNMQQATRVSDFTAFMYLGRLVEYGPTADIFQRPKLRETEEYVTGRFG; encoded by the coding sequence ATGACCCAGGCGATCGACACGCGCGCCACGGCTACGCAGGCCCGGGATTACCCGGTCATCGACGCCATCCGCCGCGGCGAGACCGCCGGCTCGGTGGTGCACGACGCGCTCGCCGCCGAGGACACGGTGCTGGACGTCGAGCGGTTCCGGCTGTTCTACAACTACGACCAGCAGGCGCTCCACGACGTGTCGATGATGGTGCCCCGGGGCCGGGTCACGGCGCTCATCGGGCCGTCGGGCTGCGGCAAGTCCACGCTGCTGCGGAGCGTCAACCGGCTGAACGACCTGATCGACGGCGTCCGGGTCGAGGGCGGCATGACGCTCAACGGCCAGCCGATCTATGCGCACGACGTCGACGTGATCGAGCTGCGCAAGCGGATCGGGATGGTGTTCCAGAAGCCCAACCCATTCCCGATGTCGATCTTCGAGAACGTGGTCTACCCGCTGCGGATCGACGGCGAGAACCGCCGCGGTGTGCTGGCCGAGGCCTGCGAGCGGGCGCTGCGGGCCGCCGCGCTGTGGGACGAGGCCAAGGACCGGCTGAAGGACTCGGCTCTGGGGCTCAGCGGCGGGCAGCAGCAGCGGCTGTGCATCGCCCGGGCCATCGTGGCCGATCCCGAGGTGCTGCTGCTCGATGAGCCGTGCTCGGCGCTGGACCCAATCGCGACGCTGCGGATCGAGGAGTTGATCCACGAGATCGCCACGCGGTACACGGTCCTCATCGTCACGCACAACATGCAGCAGGCCACCCGGGTGAGCGATTTCACGGCGTTCATGTACCTCGGACGGCTGGTCGAGTACGGCCCGACCGCGGACATCTTCCAGCGGCCCAAGCTCCGCGA